From the genome of Erythrobacter litoralis, one region includes:
- a CDS encoding capsule biosynthesis protein, with the protein MEHDIELQRQAEATRKRDKLVSSVRRHRWFALFVLLPSMLATLYYGFIAADIYVSESRFVIKAPDRKQSSGSALQGLLQSTGLGSGAEQANEITGYLRSRDALSDLSKLMDVRGAFASPEADFLSRFPLPYQSGSFEDLYEYYGTMVTTEPDPETGLTVLRVSAYTADEAQALNTGLLDQSEELVNRLNLRVNSQAIEEAMARVEDAQERVRDARIQLGAYRNASEILDPQQQGIGVLEVSNALITQEAALRAQLAEIRQNAPNHPSIPALRDRIAGISQQVVEQTGRAVGTPDGIAAKITEYENLLVEQEFAEQALAAANAALEQARVEAKQQQYYLERVVEPNQPDDAIKPARLRSILAVLLGSLCLYLVGWMLAVGIREHASED; encoded by the coding sequence ATGGAACACGATATTGAACTGCAGCGCCAGGCGGAGGCGACCCGAAAGCGAGACAAGCTTGTCTCGTCCGTGCGCCGCCATCGTTGGTTTGCGCTCTTCGTGCTCCTGCCATCCATGCTGGCGACGCTTTATTACGGCTTTATCGCCGCCGACATCTACGTTTCGGAATCCAGATTTGTCATCAAAGCGCCTGATCGCAAACAGAGCAGCGGTTCGGCCCTCCAGGGGCTTCTACAATCGACCGGGTTGGGAAGCGGGGCAGAGCAGGCGAACGAGATCACGGGTTATTTGCGCTCGCGAGATGCCCTGTCTGACTTGTCCAAGCTGATGGATGTGCGCGGGGCCTTCGCGTCCCCCGAAGCGGATTTCTTGAGCCGCTTCCCGCTGCCCTACCAAAGTGGCAGCTTTGAGGATTTGTACGAATATTACGGCACGATGGTTACGACGGAGCCTGATCCCGAAACCGGACTTACCGTGCTGCGCGTGAGTGCCTACACTGCCGATGAAGCTCAGGCGCTCAACACCGGCCTGCTCGACCAGAGCGAGGAACTTGTTAATCGCCTTAATCTTCGGGTTAATTCTCAGGCTATTGAGGAAGCCATGGCGCGCGTCGAAGATGCCCAAGAGCGCGTGCGCGACGCCAGGATCCAACTGGGAGCGTATCGCAATGCCTCTGAAATTCTCGACCCACAGCAACAAGGCATCGGTGTGCTTGAAGTCTCGAATGCGCTCATCACGCAGGAGGCCGCACTGCGCGCGCAATTGGCGGAGATTCGCCAAAATGCACCCAACCATCCCTCCATTCCTGCCCTTCGGGATCGCATCGCAGGGATTTCCCAACAGGTTGTCGAACAGACGGGACGCGCAGTAGGCACGCCTGACGGCATCGCGGCTAAGATTACCGAGTATGAAAATCTGTTGGTTGAACAGGAGTTTGCCGAGCAAGCGCTTGCGGCAGCCAATGCAGCTTTGGAGCAAGCGCGGGTAGAAGCTAAGCAACAGCAGTATTATCTCGAGCGTGTGGTCGAGCCCAATCAGCCAGACGATGCGATAAAGCCTGCGCGTCTGCGTAGCATTCTCGCCGTCTTGCTTGGATCGCTCTGCCTCTATCTGGTCGGCTGGATGCTGGCCGTTGGAATTCGCGAGCACGCTTCAGAGGACTGA
- a CDS encoding ABC transporter ATP-binding protein: protein MIECRDLHMKYQSGHVTKHVLNGVDFVINPSDRIGLLGRNGAGKSTLIRLIGGVEMPVAGKILRRMTCSWPLGFTGGFQGSLTGYDNARFISRIYDKSYDQMRDFVEEFTELGSNLRMPVKIYSSGMRARLAFALSLAIEFECYLIDEVIMVGDKNFQDKCKAEFFEKRTDRALLLASHSLEMVQQYCNRAIVLNEGKALIYEDVQEAISVYQSL, encoded by the coding sequence ATGATCGAGTGCCGCGACCTTCATATGAAGTACCAAAGTGGCCACGTGACGAAGCATGTGCTTAATGGCGTGGACTTTGTCATCAATCCGAGCGACAGAATTGGCCTCTTGGGTCGCAATGGAGCTGGCAAGTCAACCTTGATCCGCCTCATAGGCGGGGTTGAGATGCCGGTTGCGGGGAAGATACTTCGCCGGATGACTTGTTCTTGGCCGCTTGGTTTCACGGGCGGATTTCAGGGCAGCCTAACAGGCTACGACAACGCTCGATTCATCTCGCGTATTTATGACAAGTCATATGACCAAATGCGTGATTTTGTGGAAGAATTCACAGAATTGGGAAGCAATCTCAGGATGCCGGTAAAAATCTATTCGTCGGGAATGCGTGCGCGCTTAGCCTTTGCGTTGTCACTGGCGATAGAGTTTGAGTGCTATCTTATTGACGAAGTCATCATGGTCGGAGACAAAAACTTCCAAGATAAATGCAAGGCGGAATTTTTCGAAAAACGTACTGATCGCGCGCTCCTCCTAGCTTCTCATAGCCTTGAAATGGTTCAACAATACTGCAATCGAGCAATTGTATTGAATGAGGGGAAGGCGCTCATCTACGAGGACGTTCAGGAGGCTATTTCGGTATATCAATCATTGTAG
- a CDS encoding glycosyltransferase produces MPRPKSVAIITRTKDRPLLLRRAAESIARQTYKNYNWIVVNDGGGEAEVRAVLRDCAVEPTRIRLISNSQSVGMEAASNIGIRRSESEYLLIHDDDDSLHPSFLMETVRFLEGSEGKRYGGVATKTEYVSEYINNDEITTIARTPYLDWVHTVELAEMLARNVITTISFLFRRSIFNKIGGYKEDLPVLGDWYFNIEFLLHADIKLLPQTLAYYHHRDQEQHLGSDIYLNSVVAGYERHEEFASICRNRLIRENLHKGGMSSAVVMAYFASSLGTSSGHGAKPHGLAKNIALARKTSQDEFDRIWLLSLLLKNETGRSKFSLRKFPTVEFNASLTELSNLAKKNRVPILPPNGFNEDAYKRWNSDVAKALEIGEFISGYEHYILYGRQEGRERPTSL; encoded by the coding sequence ATGCCGAGACCAAAATCTGTTGCGATCATCACGCGCACAAAAGACCGACCACTGCTCTTAAGACGTGCCGCCGAGAGCATCGCTCGCCAAACCTACAAGAATTACAATTGGATTGTGGTTAACGATGGAGGTGGCGAGGCGGAAGTTCGCGCCGTATTGCGCGATTGTGCAGTCGAACCGACTCGTATCCGGTTGATTTCAAACAGCCAAAGCGTGGGAATGGAGGCCGCGTCGAACATCGGCATTCGCAGGTCAGAAAGCGAGTATCTTCTTATTCATGACGATGATGACTCACTTCATCCTAGCTTTTTGATGGAGACAGTACGGTTTCTTGAAGGATCAGAAGGTAAGCGCTACGGCGGTGTCGCGACCAAGACAGAATATGTTTCAGAATACATCAATAACGACGAAATTACCACAATCGCTCGCACCCCGTATCTTGACTGGGTCCATACCGTTGAACTGGCAGAGATGCTTGCTCGTAATGTGATAACGACTATTTCATTTTTATTTCGGCGGTCGATATTCAACAAGATTGGAGGTTATAAAGAAGATTTGCCAGTCTTGGGTGATTGGTACTTTAACATAGAATTCCTTCTCCACGCTGATATAAAGTTGCTGCCGCAGACACTTGCATATTATCATCACCGCGATCAAGAGCAGCATCTGGGCTCAGACATTTACTTAAACTCAGTCGTTGCGGGCTACGAACGTCACGAGGAATTTGCTTCCATCTGCCGAAACCGGCTGATACGCGAAAATTTACATAAGGGAGGTATGAGTTCCGCCGTCGTCATGGCCTATTTCGCAAGCAGCCTCGGCACTTCTTCTGGACACGGAGCGAAACCTCATGGGCTTGCGAAGAATATCGCGCTAGCTCGTAAAACTAGCCAAGATGAATTTGATCGAATTTGGTTGTTATCTCTGCTTTTGAAAAACGAGACTGGTCGGTCAAAATTCTCCCTTCGGAAGTTTCCGACTGTAGAGTTCAACGCGTCTCTGACGGAACTATCCAACTTGGCAAAGAAAAATCGTGTGCCCATACTACCGCCAAATGGTTTTAACGAGGACGCGTATAAGCGGTGGAACTCGGATGTTGCGAAAGCGCTTGAAATCGGCGAGTTTATTTCTGGTTATGAACACTATATCCTGTATGGACGCCAAGAAGGCCGAGAGCGGCCCACGTCTTTATGA
- a CDS encoding ABC transporter permease — protein MAQFSEGLRVQARVIQALTSRELMTRFGRENIGFLWIMVEPLLFAALVGLVWAFAKGPVNQGINVFAFVVTGYIPLTFLRHSFGRSANIFVANSALLYHRQIKVLDFIVVRVLIEAVGAMMAFIFAGIVLAFFGLFPFPSDVGALVLGWLIYIFFVFALCTILAPLSEVSEVIEKLVPVSIYISIPFSGVFNLASWLPPNLREALMWSPLVSGMELMRYGVFGSVVTPYYDLGKALGVSLVCLLVGLILCRRVRRTMTVT, from the coding sequence ATGGCCCAGTTCAGCGAAGGGTTGCGTGTACAGGCGAGGGTCATTCAGGCCTTGACCAGCCGTGAGCTAATGACCCGCTTCGGGCGGGAGAACATTGGTTTTCTCTGGATCATGGTTGAGCCGCTGCTTTTCGCAGCGCTGGTTGGGCTTGTCTGGGCATTTGCGAAGGGGCCAGTTAATCAAGGAATTAATGTATTCGCGTTCGTTGTGACAGGGTACATTCCGTTGACTTTCTTACGCCATTCCTTCGGCCGGTCGGCAAATATCTTTGTAGCGAACTCCGCCCTCCTCTATCATCGGCAAATAAAGGTACTCGATTTTATTGTTGTGCGAGTGTTGATTGAGGCTGTAGGAGCGATGATGGCCTTTATCTTCGCCGGAATTGTTCTAGCTTTCTTCGGACTTTTCCCATTTCCCTCCGATGTCGGGGCTTTGGTCCTCGGATGGCTGATATACATTTTTTTTGTGTTCGCACTGTGTACGATCCTGGCTCCCCTGTCAGAAGTCTCCGAGGTCATCGAGAAATTGGTGCCAGTCAGTATCTATATCTCAATTCCCTTCTCTGGCGTTTTTAATCTGGCATCTTGGCTCCCGCCGAACTTGAGGGAGGCCTTGATGTGGTCGCCCCTTGTGAGTGGGATGGAGCTAATGCGATACGGTGTCTTCGGCTCCGTCGTGACACCGTATTATGATCTCGGAAAAGCGCTCGGAGTTTCTCTCGTTTGTCTGCTTGTCGGCCTGATCCTGTGCCGCCGGGTCCGAAGGACCATGACTGTCACATGA
- a CDS encoding phytanoyl-CoA dioxygenase family protein: MSDGIFPGVPRIESPIFSSDPLSDLKEEEKALARDLNTQGFAVIEFPDPELENRIDRIKANLGPRFDIPFGDPTADKTKGGRRIQDAWKFDSDVQAIASNSKVLELLSKLYGRQAFPFQTLNFPVSTQQDLHSDAVHFSSQPERFMCGVWLAMEDVQPGAGPLFYLNGSHRWPIVTNAMIGRRGYGSEENSAQLPFAGAWEALRKCHEAKEQQFLARKGQALIWTANLLHGGSSQTDLTLTRWSQVTHYFFENCIYYTPAYSDEVIGQLATRDLRAVHDGAQRPNKYLGNVFTPQRPDHLNTDNEKATRTSLDKLMGLLRKGLKR; the protein is encoded by the coding sequence ATGAGCGATGGCATTTTTCCCGGAGTTCCTCGGATCGAGTCGCCGATTTTCAGCAGCGATCCGTTGTCCGATTTGAAAGAGGAAGAGAAGGCGCTCGCCCGCGATCTGAACACGCAAGGATTTGCAGTTATCGAGTTCCCGGATCCGGAACTTGAAAATCGAATCGATCGGATCAAAGCCAATCTGGGGCCACGCTTTGACATACCATTCGGTGATCCCACTGCCGATAAAACAAAAGGCGGGCGGCGAATTCAAGATGCTTGGAAATTCGATTCCGACGTGCAAGCTATCGCGTCAAATTCAAAAGTTCTGGAGCTTCTAAGCAAGCTTTATGGGCGCCAAGCTTTCCCGTTTCAGACTCTTAATTTCCCCGTCAGTACTCAGCAAGACCTACATTCCGACGCGGTACATTTCTCTTCTCAGCCCGAGCGGTTCATGTGCGGTGTGTGGTTGGCGATGGAAGATGTTCAACCAGGAGCCGGTCCCTTGTTCTATCTAAATGGATCACATCGTTGGCCTATTGTAACCAATGCAATGATCGGCCGTAGAGGATACGGAAGCGAAGAGAACTCTGCGCAGCTTCCTTTTGCTGGCGCCTGGGAGGCACTTCGTAAGTGTCACGAAGCCAAGGAGCAGCAATTTCTAGCACGCAAAGGGCAGGCGCTCATTTGGACTGCAAACTTGCTTCACGGCGGCAGCAGCCAAACCGACCTCACGCTGACGCGTTGGTCACAGGTTACTCATTACTTTTTCGAAAATTGCATCTATTATACGCCAGCCTACTCTGACGAGGTAATCGGTCAATTGGCGACCAGAGACCTAAGGGCGGTGCATGACGGCGCGCAACGCCCTAACAAGTATCTGGGTAACGTTTTTACGCCCCAACGTCCTGACCATCTGAATACTGATAATGAAAAGGCAACCCGTACGAGTCTCGATAAGCTGATGGGGTTGTTGAGAAAGGGCTTGAAGCGTTAA